From Nguyenibacter vanlangensis, one genomic window encodes:
- a CDS encoding DUF1259 domain-containing protein, producing MLWAAPASAAPGSTPGPVPASVSVPWAAVGETLGKAGTGAWLLAGLPAERRDAMTALPVAMGTGIAINFKPTDGGKAAIAGDFVLVASEVNPVLRTLREHGIAVTALHNHMLNDQPRLFFMHFWANDDAGRLARGLKAALDQMNLKKG from the coding sequence ATGCTCTGGGCTGCCCCGGCCTCTGCCGCGCCCGGTTCCACGCCTGGTCCTGTGCCTGCTTCCGTGTCTGTTCCCTGGGCGGCCGTAGGCGAGACCCTCGGTAAAGCCGGCACTGGCGCTTGGCTCCTGGCTGGCCTTCCTGCCGAAAGGAGGGATGCCATGACGGCGCTGCCGGTCGCCATGGGAACGGGCATCGCGATCAATTTCAAGCCGACAGACGGCGGCAAGGCCGCGATCGCCGGTGATTTCGTGCTGGTCGCATCCGAGGTCAATCCGGTGCTCCGCACGTTGCGGGAGCATGGCATCGCGGTCACGGCGCTGCATAACCACATGCTGAACGATCAGCCCCGCCTGTTCTTCATGCATTTCTGGGCGAACGACGATGCGGGCCGGCTGGCGCGGGGCCTGAAGGCGGCGCTGGACCAGATGAACCTGAAGAAAGGATAG
- a CDS encoding DUF427 domain-containing protein gives MPDRVVKIPGPDHPITIEPNAHRVVVRLGDKVIADTTRALTLREANYPAVHYIPRGDVDMAALKRTEHSTYCPFKGDASYFSIPSGGERSANAIWTYEAPYDAVAQIKAYLAFYPDRVDAIEEL, from the coding sequence ATGCCTGACCGCGTCGTGAAAATTCCCGGCCCCGACCACCCCATCACCATCGAACCCAATGCGCACCGTGTCGTCGTGAGGCTGGGCGACAAGGTGATCGCCGATACCACGCGCGCGCTTACGCTGCGCGAGGCGAACTATCCCGCAGTGCATTACATCCCGCGCGGCGACGTCGACATGGCAGCGCTAAAGCGGACTGAACACAGCACCTACTGCCCGTTCAAGGGAGATGCTTCCTATTTCAGCATTCCCAGCGGCGGCGAACGATCCGCAAACGCGATCTGGACCTATGAGGCGCCCTATGACGCTGTTGCCCAGATCAAGGCTTACCTCGCCTTCTACCCCGATCGCGTCGACGCGATCGAAGAGCTGTAG
- the chrA gene encoding chromate efflux transporter, with amino-acid sequence MTSRNPAHGQPEEPRHDDGTAGSAPPHGVPFGEAVRVWTRVAALSFGGPAGQIAVMHRIIVEEKRWIGEARFLHALNYCMLLPGPEAQQLAIYIGWLMHRTRGGLVAGALFVLPGAIAIMVLSWIYAIFGHVGAVQALFFGLKAAVLAIVLEAVMRVGRRALRNDMMVGFAAAAFVAMFFFHIAFPLIILGAALVGFLGGRAGLAPFLAGGGHNKAGSGHPVSDADSLLGEEIPAHARPDIRWALTIGATLALLWLAPVLSLLVLLGPANVFATIAVFFSKMAVVTFGGAYAVLAYVAQQAVDTYGWLKPGEMLDGLGMAETTPGPLIMVTQFVGFMGAFRAPGGLNPLVAGTLGGLLTTWVTFTPCFLWIFLGAPYIEALRGNKALSAALATITAAVVGVILNLAVWFALHVLFRTLHRTHALGMTLDVPVFASVNLPSLALTAIAMVALFRLKIGILPALALCSGLGLLYGLASGTL; translated from the coding sequence ATGACCAGCAGGAACCCGGCCCATGGACAGCCAGAAGAGCCGCGACATGACGATGGCACAGCCGGCAGCGCCCCACCCCACGGCGTGCCGTTCGGTGAAGCGGTTCGCGTCTGGACGCGGGTCGCCGCCCTGAGCTTCGGCGGTCCCGCCGGCCAGATCGCGGTTATGCACCGCATCATCGTCGAGGAGAAGCGTTGGATCGGCGAGGCGCGATTTCTGCACGCGCTGAATTACTGCATGCTGTTGCCCGGCCCGGAGGCGCAGCAACTCGCCATCTATATCGGCTGGCTGATGCACCGGACCCGAGGCGGGCTGGTGGCCGGCGCCCTGTTCGTCCTGCCAGGCGCCATCGCCATCATGGTCCTGAGCTGGATCTACGCGATCTTCGGCCATGTCGGTGCGGTGCAGGCATTGTTCTTCGGGCTCAAGGCCGCCGTTCTTGCCATCGTGCTCGAAGCGGTCATGCGCGTCGGCAGGCGGGCACTCCGAAACGACATGATGGTCGGGTTTGCCGCGGCGGCGTTCGTGGCGATGTTCTTCTTCCATATCGCGTTTCCGCTGATCATTCTGGGCGCGGCGCTCGTCGGGTTTCTGGGTGGCCGGGCAGGACTGGCCCCCTTCCTGGCCGGCGGCGGGCACAACAAGGCCGGTTCCGGTCATCCGGTTTCGGATGCCGACAGCCTGCTTGGCGAAGAGATCCCCGCCCATGCCCGGCCGGACATCCGCTGGGCGCTGACGATCGGCGCAACGCTCGCCCTGCTCTGGCTGGCGCCGGTCCTCAGCCTGCTTGTCCTTCTGGGACCGGCCAATGTCTTCGCCACCATCGCGGTCTTCTTCTCCAAGATGGCGGTCGTCACATTCGGCGGGGCGTACGCCGTCCTCGCCTATGTCGCGCAGCAGGCGGTCGACACATATGGCTGGCTGAAGCCCGGCGAGATGCTCGACGGGCTTGGGATGGCCGAGACGACACCTGGTCCGCTCATCATGGTCACGCAGTTCGTCGGCTTCATGGGCGCCTTTCGGGCGCCAGGCGGTCTCAATCCGCTGGTTGCCGGCACGCTGGGCGGCCTGCTGACAACCTGGGTGACCTTTACACCGTGCTTTCTATGGATTTTTCTCGGGGCACCCTATATCGAGGCGCTGCGGGGCAACAAGGCGCTGTCGGCGGCGCTCGCGACCATCACCGCCGCCGTGGTGGGGGTGATCCTGAACCTGGCGGTCTGGTTTGCCCTGCATGTCCTGTTCCGCACGCTGCACCGGACGCATGCGCTCGGGATGACGCTGGACGTGCCCGTGTTCGCGTCCGTCAACCTCCCGTCGCTGGCGCTGACCGCGATCGCCATGGTCGCGCTCTTCCGGTTGAAGATCGGGATCTTGCCGGCCCTGGCACTGTGCTCGGGGCTCGGCCTGTTGTACGGATTGGCTTCTGGAACATTGTAG
- a CDS encoding glucose 1-dehydrogenase — protein MSKLDGKIAIVTGASKGIGAATAKALAAQGACVVVNYASSKSDADAVVAAITGAGGRAVAVQGDVSKANEAQGIVDAAINAYGRLDILVNNSGVYAFGPLETVNEADFHRMFNINVLGLLLVTRAAAAHMGEGASIINIGSGVTAITPPATSIYTASKGAVDAITGVLAKELGPRKIRVNSVNPSLTETQGTHSAGMLATDFEAGIIAQTPLGRLGQPQDIADVVAFVASDDARWLTGERIIAGGGLR, from the coding sequence ATGTCCAAGCTCGACGGTAAGATCGCAATCGTCACCGGCGCCTCGAAGGGCATCGGCGCCGCTACGGCCAAGGCACTGGCCGCGCAGGGAGCCTGTGTCGTCGTCAACTATGCATCGAGCAAGTCCGATGCAGACGCGGTCGTCGCAGCCATAACCGGAGCGGGCGGCCGCGCCGTTGCCGTTCAGGGCGACGTGTCGAAAGCGAACGAGGCGCAGGGCATCGTTGATGCCGCCATCAACGCCTATGGCCGGCTCGACATCCTCGTCAACAATTCGGGCGTCTATGCCTTCGGGCCGCTCGAAACGGTCAACGAGGCTGACTTCCATCGGATGTTCAATATCAACGTCCTCGGTTTGCTGCTGGTGACCCGGGCGGCCGCCGCGCATATGGGTGAAGGCGCGAGCATCATCAATATCGGCTCGGGCGTGACCGCGATCACGCCGCCTGCGACATCGATCTACACGGCCAGCAAGGGCGCCGTGGACGCCATCACCGGAGTGTTGGCCAAGGAACTCGGCCCGCGGAAGATCCGGGTCAATTCGGTGAACCCCAGCCTCACCGAGACGCAGGGCACGCACAGCGCGGGCATGCTTGCGACCGATTTCGAAGCCGGCATCATCGCCCAGACGCCGCTCGGCCGTCTCGGCCAGCCGCAGGATATCGCCGATGTCGTCGCCTTCGTCGCCTCGGACGATGCGCGCTGGCTCACCGGCGAGCGGATTATCGCGGGGGGCGGCCTGCGCTGA
- a CDS encoding chromate resistance protein ChrB domain-containing protein, which yields MSAESSRTGQPWLLLIHQLPPKPAYFRVKIWRRLQGIGAVAVKSTVYALPAGAETQEDLEWLLKEIVEGGGEAMMCEARLLDGLSDAQVRALFDTARNADYDAIADEARDLGRALAADCSEDKRADIRTQLRRLRKRVAAVARIDFFGAGGREPLEVVLDGLEAQAADDTAAGTSKAARTTTRTLQGHAWVTRRDVHVDRIACAWLIRRFIDPEARIRFVAGKGDAPRKGELRFDMFEGEFTHEGDQCSFEVLSARAGLADPALRAIGEIVHDIDLKDNKFGREEAPGIAHLVSGIAMANRDDDQRIALGATIFDNLYAYFRARQT from the coding sequence ATGAGCGCGGAGTCCTCCCGAACCGGACAGCCCTGGCTGCTCCTGATCCATCAATTGCCGCCGAAGCCGGCCTATTTCCGGGTGAAGATCTGGCGGCGGCTGCAGGGCATCGGCGCGGTCGCGGTGAAGAGCACGGTCTATGCGCTGCCGGCGGGAGCCGAAACGCAGGAAGACCTGGAATGGCTCCTGAAGGAAATCGTCGAAGGCGGCGGGGAGGCGATGATGTGCGAAGCACGGCTGCTCGACGGCCTGTCCGACGCCCAGGTGCGCGCCCTGTTCGATACCGCGCGTAACGCCGATTATGACGCGATCGCTGACGAGGCGCGGGACCTCGGCCGCGCACTTGCTGCCGACTGCTCCGAGGACAAGCGGGCGGACATCCGCACCCAGCTCCGCCGGCTGCGCAAACGCGTCGCGGCGGTCGCGCGCATCGATTTCTTCGGGGCCGGCGGCCGCGAACCGCTGGAGGTCGTTCTGGACGGGTTGGAGGCCCAGGCGGCGGACGATACGGCGGCCGGCACGTCAAAGGCGGCACGAACGACTACACGGACGCTTCAGGGGCATGCCTGGGTGACACGCCGGGATGTGCATGTCGATCGCATCGCCTGTGCCTGGTTGATCCGCCGTTTCATCGATCCCGAGGCGCGCATCCGCTTCGTGGCGGGCAAGGGCGACGCGCCGAGGAAAGGCGAACTGCGTTTCGACATGTTCGAGGGCGAATTCACCCACGAAGGCGATCAGTGCAGCTTCGAGGTGTTGTCGGCGCGTGCCGGACTCGCCGATCCGGCGCTCCGGGCGATCGGCGAGATCGTCCACGACATCGACCTCAAGGACAACAAGTTCGGCCGCGAGGAGGCGCCCGGCATCGCTCATCTCGTCTCCGGCATCGCCATGGCCAACCGGGACGACGATCAGCGGATCGCACTGGGGGCCACGATTTTCGACAATTTATATGCCTATTTCCGGGCACGACAGACATGA
- a CDS encoding IucA/IucC family protein encodes MKLDAVIQDRQALLSMERYVGLGTKTYSPLAARTEAGPAYQPESGVASFDLVTVTVPRERVSVFQAAPAGHLAEYYLRPDGIRFAIHPATWVMEGVKEGIAHLEDLRALPRGAAIRVAPTASTRTVLTVGPEMAPHFLKLHYPVRISRFNRGLLRRNVQNSVAITAEMAQARSERFAYLPETLGFAFGTDEKAWGFLVREVIARPPIAGRFLIPCFALYGRDIRAPDDPPLLVQMIARLRVDPAAFVVNEIIVPVIAFWCWGARRGLLLESHAQNTLIEIDRDFRPRRIVFRDFDIWIDTETRRRCDLGLPFPGAGLVPDAGQSMEQYYSIVYDRFIGHNFFDYLLDLLRRFYDVEEEVVRQRARAAFHQFFPEAQHFFPKDTVFYFSKDAPPGHEFMIEDLRQPPEWR; translated from the coding sequence ATGAAACTCGACGCCGTCATCCAGGATCGCCAGGCGCTGCTCTCCATGGAGCGTTATGTCGGCCTGGGCACGAAGACGTATAGTCCGCTGGCGGCACGAACCGAGGCAGGGCCTGCCTACCAGCCGGAAAGCGGGGTGGCGTCGTTCGATCTCGTCACCGTCACGGTGCCCCGGGAGCGGGTCTCCGTGTTCCAGGCGGCTCCTGCCGGACATCTGGCCGAATACTATCTGCGGCCGGACGGCATCCGGTTTGCGATCCATCCCGCGACCTGGGTCATGGAAGGGGTCAAGGAGGGGATTGCGCATCTCGAAGACCTTCGTGCCCTGCCGCGCGGTGCGGCGATCCGGGTCGCGCCCACGGCATCGACCCGCACCGTGCTGACAGTCGGTCCGGAAATGGCGCCGCATTTCCTCAAGCTCCATTATCCGGTGCGGATCTCCCGCTTCAATCGCGGGCTGTTGCGGCGCAACGTCCAGAACAGCGTCGCCATCACGGCGGAGATGGCGCAGGCGCGGTCGGAGCGGTTTGCCTATCTGCCGGAGACGCTGGGCTTCGCTTTCGGCACCGACGAGAAGGCCTGGGGTTTCCTGGTGCGGGAGGTCATTGCCCGGCCGCCCATCGCCGGCCGCTTTCTGATTCCGTGCTTTGCGCTCTATGGGCGGGATATCCGTGCCCCGGACGATCCGCCGCTGCTGGTGCAGATGATCGCGCGGCTGCGCGTCGATCCGGCCGCGTTCGTGGTCAACGAGATCATCGTTCCCGTCATCGCGTTCTGGTGCTGGGGCGCACGTCGTGGCCTGCTGCTGGAATCCCATGCCCAGAATACGCTGATCGAGATCGACCGGGACTTCAGGCCAAGGCGGATCGTGTTTCGCGATTTCGACATCTGGATCGATACGGAAACACGGCGGCGCTGCGATCTCGGCCTGCCGTTCCCCGGGGCGGGGCTTGTGCCGGACGCCGGCCAGTCGATGGAACAATATTACAGCATCGTCTATGACCGCTTTATCGGCCACAATTTCTTCGACTATCTGCTCGATCTGTTGCGACGCTTTTATGATGTGGAAGAAGAGGTCGTTCGACAACGGGCGCGGGCTGCCTTCCACCAATTCTTTCCCGAAGCGCAGCATTTCTTTCCGAAGGACACGGTATTCTATTTCTCGAAGGACGCGCCGCCCGGTCACGAGTTCATGATCGAGGACCTGCGACAGCCTCCGGAATGGCGGTAG
- a CDS encoding ArsC family reductase — protein MARSVVIHGIKACDTMKKARSWLETHGVAYDFHDYKSGGIARGVLEGWVRAVGWEVLLNRAGTTFRKLPDSDKVGLDAARAVALMLAQPSMIKRPVLDVDGALTVGFKPEQYEALFG, from the coding sequence ATGGCGCGGTCGGTTGTGATCCATGGGATCAAGGCGTGCGATACGATGAAGAAGGCGCGGTCGTGGCTGGAAACGCATGGCGTGGCCTATGATTTCCATGATTACAAGAGCGGGGGAATCGCGCGCGGCGTGCTGGAGGGCTGGGTGCGGGCCGTGGGCTGGGAGGTCCTGCTGAACCGGGCCGGGACGACGTTTCGCAAACTGCCCGACTCCGACAAGGTTGGTCTGGACGCGGCGCGGGCGGTCGCGCTGATGCTGGCGCAGCCTTCGATGATCAAGCGCCCGGTCCTGGACGTGGACGGGGCGCTGACGGTGGGATTCAAGCCGGAGCAGTACGAGGCGCTGTTCGGCTGA
- a CDS encoding SDR family NAD(P)-dependent oxidoreductase — protein sequence MVESATGDGAQGGAGRVVMISGANRGIGLVLAEELRGQGWVVSAGVRDPAAFSLGAPHLVHGFDATAGGAERDWVEATVARYGRVDAIIANAGVMIPHSILDCSEDEMSLMLEVNLRSPIRLVRAAWPHLAACGAGRVVVIASLSGKRVKSAESGPYAMTKHAAVALAHSIKRTGWAAGIRATAVCPGFVATDMARSITTRADETMTQPQDVARMIAAVLDLPNTANVSELCISCSEEDLY from the coding sequence ATGGTGGAGAGTGCGACGGGGGATGGGGCCCAGGGCGGTGCCGGGCGGGTGGTCATGATTTCGGGGGCCAATCGCGGGATCGGGCTGGTGCTGGCCGAGGAATTGCGCGGACAAGGGTGGGTGGTCAGCGCGGGGGTGCGGGATCCGGCCGCGTTCTCGCTGGGGGCGCCGCATCTGGTGCATGGGTTCGATGCGACCGCGGGCGGGGCGGAGCGGGACTGGGTCGAGGCGACGGTGGCGCGCTATGGCCGCGTCGATGCGATCATCGCCAATGCGGGCGTGATGATTCCGCATTCGATCCTCGATTGCAGCGAGGACGAGATGAGCCTGATGCTGGAGGTCAATCTGCGGTCGCCGATCCGGCTGGTGCGCGCGGCGTGGCCGCATCTGGCGGCGTGCGGTGCCGGGCGGGTCGTCGTGATTGCCTCGCTGTCCGGCAAGCGGGTGAAATCGGCGGAGTCGGGGCCTTATGCGATGACCAAGCATGCGGCCGTGGCGCTGGCGCACAGCATCAAGCGGACCGGCTGGGCGGCGGGGATCCGGGCGACGGCGGTCTGTCCGGGCTTCGTCGCGACCGACATGGCGCGCAGCATCACCACGCGGGCGGACGAGACGATGACGCAGCCGCAGGACGTCGCGCGCATGATCGCCGCCGTGCTGGACCTGCCCAATACGGCCAATGTTTCGGAATTGTGCATAAGCTGTTCCGAGGAGGATCTTTACTGA
- a CDS encoding heavy metal-associated domain-containing protein, whose amino-acid sequence MTDLILSIDGMTCDGCANAVRKALERTPGVATASVTLTPAQASISYDPSRTGPAALRAAIEDAGFDVHA is encoded by the coding sequence ATGACCGACCTGATTTTGTCCATCGACGGCATGACCTGCGACGGCTGCGCCAACGCGGTCCGGAAGGCCCTGGAACGCACGCCGGGCGTCGCGACGGCCAGCGTCACCCTCACCCCGGCCCAGGCCAGCATCAGCTACGACCCGTCTCGCACCGGCCCCGCCGCCCTGCGCGCGGCGATCGAGGACGCCGGCTTCGACGTCCACGCGTAA
- a CDS encoding LysR family transcriptional regulator, whose product MDVAQLKIFSRVARLNSFSGAARELSISQSQASRAVAELEAELGVSLLARTTRAVIATEAGAEYLARIELILDQLDEAEQSVRQGDLRGTLRVGMPTSAGAREIIPRIPDFAEQHPKLELQIIMGDQHQDLVREAVDVAIRIGSLPDSSATARLLTTYPRIIVAAPSYLERSGHPQSPAELRNHRIVQGPAGSVGTAWTFVRDGRSEEAVVAKPTALFSDNEGTVAAAAAGMGIASIGYWSCRSELGDGRLVRLLTEWETVPIKVHAYFPLGKATRFAARAFIDFLAAKLNERRLRPVD is encoded by the coding sequence TTGGACGTCGCGCAACTCAAGATATTCTCCCGAGTTGCGCGGCTGAACAGCTTCTCCGGCGCCGCACGCGAACTTTCGATTTCGCAGTCCCAGGCGTCACGGGCGGTAGCGGAACTCGAGGCGGAACTTGGCGTGTCGCTGCTGGCGCGCACCACCCGAGCCGTTATCGCCACGGAAGCCGGCGCCGAGTATCTCGCTAGGATCGAGCTGATTCTGGATCAACTGGACGAAGCCGAGCAGAGCGTGCGGCAGGGCGACCTGCGAGGAACGTTGAGGGTGGGCATGCCGACCAGCGCCGGTGCCCGAGAGATCATTCCACGCATCCCCGATTTCGCCGAGCAGCACCCGAAGCTCGAGCTTCAGATCATCATGGGCGATCAGCACCAGGATCTGGTCCGCGAGGCGGTTGACGTAGCGATTCGGATAGGAAGCCTGCCGGATTCCAGTGCCACCGCGCGCCTGCTCACGACATATCCCCGCATCATCGTCGCCGCTCCGTCGTATCTCGAGCGGTCTGGCCATCCCCAAAGCCCCGCGGAGCTTCGCAATCACAGGATCGTCCAAGGTCCTGCCGGAAGCGTCGGCACGGCATGGACATTCGTAAGGGACGGCCGATCGGAAGAGGCGGTAGTCGCAAAGCCGACCGCCCTCTTCAGCGACAATGAGGGGACGGTGGCCGCCGCGGCCGCAGGCATGGGCATCGCATCGATCGGTTATTGGTCCTGTCGAAGCGAGCTTGGCGATGGAAGACTGGTCCGCCTGCTGACCGAGTGGGAGACGGTGCCGATCAAAGTCCATGCCTACTTCCCGCTCGGAAAAGCCACGCGCTTCGCGGCACGAGCCTTCATCGACTTCCTCGCGGCCAAACTGAACGAGAGGCGGTTGCGCCCCGTCGACTGA
- a CDS encoding alpha/beta hydrolase, with amino-acid sequence MTYSHDTAPTQYVEANGIRFAYRRFGKAGGVPIVFNQHFVGTMDHWDPAVTDGLAESREVILFNNAGVSSSSGETPSNFQDMGANAIAFIRALGLEQVDVLGISIGGFVAQEIALQGGDLVRKIILVGTGHRGQDMTASRSNEIFSQSYDPPEHLWLAVHFKPTARSQKAGLAFLERKLRRQDRDPDTTEQTMNAQVEAIGKWIAPEKDVLAYLHSIEQPTLIAQGSDDVIIPTIHSLTLQHELPNAQLIVYPDSGHGSIYQYPELFVTHATLFLDA; translated from the coding sequence ATGACTTATTCGCATGACACCGCCCCGACCCAGTATGTCGAGGCCAATGGCATCCGCTTCGCGTACCGCCGCTTCGGCAAGGCGGGCGGCGTGCCGATCGTGTTCAACCAGCATTTCGTTGGCACGATGGACCATTGGGATCCTGCCGTGACCGACGGCCTGGCCGAGAGCCGCGAGGTGATCCTGTTCAACAACGCCGGCGTTTCCAGCTCGTCCGGCGAAACGCCGAGCAACTTCCAGGACATGGGCGCCAATGCGATCGCCTTCATCCGCGCGCTCGGTCTCGAACAGGTCGACGTGCTCGGCATCTCGATCGGTGGTTTCGTCGCGCAGGAGATCGCCCTGCAGGGTGGCGACCTCGTCCGCAAGATCATCCTTGTCGGCACTGGCCATCGCGGCCAGGATATGACGGCCAGTCGTTCGAACGAGATCTTCTCGCAGAGCTACGATCCGCCCGAGCATCTCTGGCTGGCAGTGCACTTCAAGCCGACCGCGCGCAGCCAGAAGGCCGGTCTCGCCTTCCTCGAGCGGAAACTTCGCCGGCAGGATCGCGATCCCGACACGACCGAGCAGACCATGAACGCGCAGGTTGAGGCGATCGGCAAGTGGATCGCGCCGGAGAAGGACGTCCTTGCCTATCTGCATTCGATCGAGCAGCCGACGCTGATCGCGCAGGGAAGCGACGACGTGATCATCCCGACCATTCACTCGCTGACGCTGCAGCACGAACTGCCGAACGCGCAGCTCATCGTCTACCCGGACTCGGGTCATGGCTCGATCTACCAGTACCCCGAGCTGTTCGTGACCCACGCGACGCTCTTCCTCGACGCCTAA